From Astatotilapia calliptera chromosome 19, fAstCal1.2, whole genome shotgun sequence, a single genomic window includes:
- the LOC113012362 gene encoding interferon alpha-inducible protein 27-like protein 2A: CWCSRPCAVGAVALAPVALGAVGFTSAGIAAGSYAASMMSAAAVANGGGVAAGSAVAVLQSAGAAGLSGAATAAVGGVGAAAGAGLKWLGGLIFKDKEDDEDKNNFATDHFRCRNGNSPYPRLPELSSHFA, encoded by the exons TGCTGGTGTTCTCGTCCATGTGCAGTCGGTGCAGTGGCCTTGGCTCCTGTTGCTCTGGGGGCCGTAGGTTTCACCTCAGCTGGAATAGCTGCAGGCTCCTACGCTGCAAGCATGATGTCTGCTGCTGCGGTGGCTAATGGAGGTGGAGTGGCAGCAGGAAGTGCAGTGGCTGTTTTACAGTCAGCAG GTGCAGCCGGGCTGTCGGGGGCTGCCACTGCGGCTGTGGGCGGTGTTGGAGCTGCTGCAGGAGCAGGACTGAAATGGCTAGGAGGTCTCATTTTCAAGGACaaagaagatgatgaagacaaaaataa CTTTGCCACTGATCATTTCAGGTGTAGGAATGGAAACTCGCCATACCCGAGGCTCCCTGAACTGTCCTCACACTTTGCCTGA